Below is a genomic region from Astyanax mexicanus isolate ESR-SI-001 chromosome 25, AstMex3_surface, whole genome shotgun sequence.
aaaaatctgaGTGGGGGTACACGGAAAAATAGTaatatacagaagaaaaaaaaatctcatttaatgTCCCAGTTTTCACTAGGTTAGTTTAACTGACTATTTAGACTTTTTCTGCCTGCATTTAATCTGCcttttgtgccctgttgtgcctCATTGGTGCCGGGGGATCATGTGACTTCACTATCCAATCAGTACAGGCGGCTCTTACGAATAGCGAATCAAATATTAAGGAGGGAGAGCACATCAGATTCAACATCACCACATTTAAAACACCTCTATGGACATTTACTGTGTATAATCTTAAGAGATAGAAGTGAagatgagaaaaacacatataagCCTGAAACACACATTAAAGGCATCTCCTTACCCAGTTTTCCGTCTTTTAGCCCAAAAGGGGGCAAACGCACAAGTAAATCTCACACCAGTACTCAGATAAGCAGGTAAGCAGCAGTTCATTCTTCTAATTCATGTATTTGAAAATCGTCTCTGATTCTGTTACATCCACTGCTGTCAGTATGTCAGTGTCCTGGTGGCAACCCTATTCATACCTGGCCAAACAGGTGTTAGAACTCGAGAGAATTACTTCCTGAAGGCGTCACATGATCACCAGAGTCTCtgagtggtgtgttctgggtagtgtagtcttgtctgagtggtgtgttctgggtagtgtagtcttgtctgagtggtgtgttctgggtagtgtagtcttgtctgagtggtgtgttctgggtagtgtagtcttgtctgagtggtgtgttctgggtagtgtagtcttgtctgagtggtgtgttctgggtagtgtagtcttgtgAAGCTGAATCGCagacagagctgagtgtggggaaAACGGAAGCATTTACAGCTTACACTTAcagcttaaatatatatatatatttttttgctgtgtcttattttaaatgaacactttaaaaaaattgtcctacgtgtggagaaaaaaaatgtatcaacacAGTTAAGTGTTCCATTGATTTACtctaaaaatataacattttaaaactatAATGAGTGGAATCATATGTTATCTAAGAGATGTGATAAAATCTACTATTTTAGAATCAATTTAAAACTTGAACTTTTTAAAGTGTGCTGTGAATAAACACATAAGCAAAGTTTATAAGCATTGAATTCCACACTCTGACATGCCAAAAGACATTATGTACactatgaagtgttacctcaaggaACTACATAGGATCACTCACATCAGTATAAGTtgggaggtgttatcttatgagtgaggatgaacactgaccagcatgctcatggtaAGGTCACATGAGTTATGGGATTTGGAGTGAAGACTGAGTTTAAGTCTGTTCTAAGAGGTCTAAGACGTTTAGAGgtgcttcagatcattgtcctgctgcctAACCCAACTGCCATTAAGCCTCTGATCATAATCTGATCGACTATATATTAAACCTCTGCTAAACCTATTCATAAAATTAGAGAACACAATAAACATCCACACatactatatataataattaGAGTAATGGAGTTGAGATGTCACACATTTTAGAAATGAATTTATTTGCTTATATAAAACATGCTAACTGGTTATACACATGATTATACACTTACAAGTGAAGGAATAAACAATCTCAGAATTCTTGAAACATTTCTTGGAACATTTTCCCCTCTCCTTTGTTAGTGTTATCAGAAGAGTGCAATACATCAGTGctatgcacaaaaataaaaccaaaatttgtatttacacagtaaatacacagtaagacattaatgatcaatttaagactttttaaggatgtGTGGTCACCCTGTATTAGTAAATTCTTTGGACAAATCCTACATATGATGGTATGGTCCCCAGCATCTGCTCTCTGACATAGCATTTTCTTCCTGTTCTCAGCAGTGTTGGCGTAAACATGGAAGACAACTAATATGTTGCAGAGATATTTACAGGGATAATTTAGAGAAAAATCAATTGAGGAAAAACGTAGTTAATGGCTTCCTACATTACACAATCAAccatgctaacacacacaccaaccgTCTCTGTTCATTTCTTATATAAAAGATCAGAATTTAGCTCAGTGTTTTGTGCAGCAGGTGTCCATTAAATCATGTGTCTATTACATGGCAACAATGAAGATGAAGTGTCAGTCTAAAGCACAAAAAAGAAATCtacaaacatattaaaaaaactattaaatgtaCAGAAGAATATCAGTTTAAAGAATGAGGTCATTCCTTATATTTCCCTCAGCAAAACTGCtattacactctaagaaatagaagtacagatttgtacttaaaagagtacaaaggcttgtcgctggggctgtaccttattgcGGTACAATAGTGTACCTTTTAGtttaagtccttttttgtacccatatttttgtaccatttaaggtaCTATTCTGTACCCCAAGAGACTAAAATGTACCTTAAGACTAGGGTACAAAATTGTACCCTTTTCAAGAGGTcccaaaatgtacttttaaaggtACCACCCCAGCGACAAGCTATTTTGGACCCTATAGGTACCGAAATGTACCAGACCACACACATTAATGTTGTTCAATGCTTTTTATTTAGTAGTACGCAGATTATCATTTCAAAAGGGCTTTAAGCAACACAACCATTGCAAATTCAGCCCAACTGCAATTTAATAAATGATTACATAACCACTACAAGCATCTAAAAAACAGCAAATGGTATAGAACTGTACATGGCATCAACAACCATATAAAAACACCAATGTTTAGATCATGGGAATTTCTACAAAAAGGCCAGCATTTTTAAAATGAACATGACAATGTCTGACAAACTGTTGACAAAAATGACAAACTgttaatttctggatctctgaacgctgtgggagaacggagatgTGCTACTCAAAGATAGGtactttttaaatcatgttttacaccggagttctcctttaaaaaacaaacaaaacaaaaaaaaacattcaattctGAATTCACGTTTTAGACTAAATATTTCATTGAAACGAAAAGATTATCATCAACAGAATACGTGTCAAGAGCTTGATGATCCAATTCCTTTCCTGGAATTTGTAAAGTCCAATCTTTGTCAAGTGTGACACGATATGCATGGAAATGACCATCGAATGACACTGGAACCAATATTttaccacacataacccacaaaGTGTCAATGTTTAGTATGTACTTCACCTTCCAGAACAATGGAATCATTTCTGTGTGCAGATGGCTTATTACAAATACATCGCCAAGGGAATATTTAACATTGTTCACTGACACACAAGATACACGTTGAAGTACCTTGTCTTGAAACTGAACATCCCTCAGAGCATCATTGCAAATAAGAGCCTTCTGTAGCTCTGCTGGTAGAGATGAAAAGGGTGTGCTTACACTTTTGCTGAGCGTCTCCTCAAAATCACATAGTAGCCCTTTAGAGGAAAACTCCCAGCACTGTTTCATCTGATGACGGTTGCTCAAAGTTGAGGTTATGTTTCTGAAATTTTTACATGTGCTAGCAATGTTCTTAAAATATTGGTGTTTGCTTTCAAACCTCATACACCACAAAGCACGAAGAGGACCAAACATTAGCATAAGTCTGGGATAATgtgttaaaaaatgacatttgggAGTTAAAACGTTCCCAAAAACATTTGTCATCTCAGTCAGAAATTCTTGTACAACAAATTCCAGAACAGCAAGTTCATCTTTTCTCACTGTAGGAGCCATAACTACATCTGTGATTTCAGCACACAGTTTGAACACACGCCAGTATGGACTATCAGGTGGAACATGGTCTGCCATCAAGAAAGGCAGCAATCTGAATAGACACCACTTTTGACTGGCTGACCCAACAATGGCAGAATTTCGAAGTAGTTTTTCAGAGAGAAGCACTGGCTTGTTTGCCCTGTCATTTTTCCCAATGGTCATGCTTTTGAGCTCATTATTTATCTCCTGTATGGTTATGTGCTTTTGTTTATGAGCTTCACAAATGACCAATTTCATTACAAGAGGCAGCACTCCTTCTAGCAAATCATGCATGATATCAGGAGGAAGACAGCTTGTGACATCAAAGTAATCTAGCATATCAAATTTACAAGTACCATGTACACCGTACAAAGCAGCACTTGCTGGATCATTTTCTACACACTCAAGGTGATACCTGTGCACTTCTGCTGTCCTAAGAACAAAACTTTCCTCCCGGAATTTTTGTTTCATCTCAGAATAAGAGGCCATGCAGTACCGACAAATTCTGCCACTGTTAAAAGACATTGTAAACCCACCTATCATGTGAGCAGACAGGTTATCACATGAAAATGTAGCCAGGGCAGCATTAATTCTGCACTCGTGTCCGTTAACATTTAGGACGAACCCTTCAGTTGAGAGCTTTTTTAGGTCATCTACCACTGGTTGGAGTATAACATCAAGCCCACACTCTTTTAGATGAGAACAGCGAACAAGCAAAGCTAAATGTATGTGACTGAGTTTCGAGCGATACCTTGTACTGACATTGCCAACACTATAATAAAATGCACACATCTTGTACTTGCTTCTCTTAGAGCCTAAAGGGTTAACAATTTCAAATTCATCTTCATAAAAATGAAGTCTTAGAGCCTGTGGGTGGTCTTTAAAATATGaatgttctttaaaataaattccATCAGTGTAGTCCAACAAAATCTGATCGTCTCTAATTTTATGAGCATCTGCAACAATCTCTTCCCAGACATCTTCAAGAGAACAATATTTTTTCAATACCTCTGCAATGGGTACATAAGAAAAAGTGCCAATTTTGTTTCCAGAAGCATTTCTTAGTTCATAGTTAAAGGGTTCTGTCATATCCATTTTAGATTTACAGTGTTCTTTAATCATGTGTGGAGAACGAATTACATCACAAGCTTTGTCAAAGAAATCAGGGGTGGATAAAACTTGCTGAAGTTCAGGGCACTCTGAAATAGGGAAGCCATTTTTTTCAAGATGATAAGAGATGAATAAGTCATAgttctctttaaaaaaacaaaataaaaagtttaaatcatGAACAATATCTTGTTGAACTGACAGAGGAAGGTGGTTTTTTTCCCTGCATTTTAGAATAAAGCCAAAAAGGTTCTCCCTTAAATTTTCAAGCAGTTTATCAATACTTGGTGGGGTAGACTGCTGGGTTAAATCTGCATCAAAAGTGTTGTCTTGTTCCACTACTGATTCTTCATTAACTTCTTCGTTGCTCCCAGGGGAaggaaaaacactgtgtttgtgttttctgtaCACGTGTCTTCTGTAAGAATGGTACTTGGAAAAAGTAGAACAGCAATCATTTATACCACAAGTAATGCTAAAGTGAGCTTTGTGTGCATGTACAAGTCCAATGTGTTGTATAAGCTTTACAAGGGTGAAAGTTCTACGTGGGCATTTTGGGCATTGGTGCAGTGGAGCCATAGATCTACAGAAGATTCATCACTCGTGTCACAGTTACTGGCAATGGCTTGTCTCCTTCCTCCTTGATGTGTAGAATGCACCTCTGGAGAAATGTCATGGTATTTCTCAGCCGTGGAGGGTATGCAATGTTGAAGGTGAAATACATACAAAAGGTTGTGATGAAGGCCTCATCTATCGCAGCACAAGTGCACACCTCAACTCCATCAACCTTCACCACACTCTGACTTCGTCTAGAAATGGCAGTTTTCCAATCCTTGTCTTTCAGCTGAATTGTAGGATACGGCGTGGCAGGTTCACCCTACAGATAaacagtagagaaaaaaaaaaacattgatacaaATCAGTATCTTTTCTTTCTGTGGTCATCTCCACTCAGCTAATTACTGttgttatcatatatatatatatatataatttaatattcctGACACCTATAAATAGCTGTAATGCAGCACAGCATAAAAGTAGTAACAACAAACTGCAAAATACATGCACTTATGTCATGCTGCTAGTGAGGCTTACACAAAAAGACAGCCTTGACCTTGAATGTTGGTATGTGGCAACATTTTCTTACCTCTCCAAGTGAAATGAGGTGGTCAATGTTCTCCCTGAAGATGGATGGCAAAAAAACAAGTCCACCCCTGAAGTCAATGCCTGTTATGTGAAGAACAAAAGTGCTTTAATAAGAACTCAGCACGAGGACAAAAGCCACCCACTGATGTAATAATTCTACATTTGGGTCAAAAATCACAACCTGGAAGGTCCTCAGCCAGAGCTTCCTCTCTCGCCTCCACATACAGTTTTTTTAGTGGCAACGTCCCCTTGACAAGTTTCAGCAAATTAGGGAGTAAAGCTGTAAATCCCTCGTTGAAGCGACGACAAATGTTCACCGTCAAAGGATGGATGGCATC
It encodes:
- the LOC125787802 gene encoding uncharacterized protein LOC125787802 isoform X1; translation: MAPLHQCPKCPRRTFTLVKLIQHIGLVHAHKAHFSITCGINDCCSTFSKYHSYRRHVYRKHKHSVFPSPGSNEEVNEESVVEQDNTFDADLTQQSTPPSIDKLLENLRENLFGFILKCREKNHLPLSVQQDIVHDLNFLFCFFKENYDLFISYHLEKNGFPISECPELQQVLSTPDFFDKACDVIRSPHMIKEHCKSKMDMTEPFNYELRNASGNKIGTFSYVPIAEVLKKYCSLEDVWEEIVADAHKIRDDQILLDYTDGIYFKEHSYFKDHPQALRLHFYEDEFEIVNPLGSKRSKYKMCAFYYSVGNVSTRYRSKLSHIHLALLVRCSHLKECGLDVILQPVVDDLKKLSTEGFVLNVNGHECRINAALATFSCDNLSAHMIGGFTMSFNSGRICRYCMASYSEMKQKFREESFVLRTAEVHRYHLECVENDPASAALYGVHGTCKFDMLDYFDVTSCLPPDIMHDLLEGVLPLVMKLVICEAHKQKHITIQEINNELKSMTIGKNDRANKPVLLSEKLLRNSAIVGSASQKWCLFRLLPFLMADHVPPDSPYWRVFKLCAEITDVVMAPTVRKDELAVLEFVVQEFLTEMTNVFGNVLTPKCHFLTHYPRLMLMFGPLRALWCMRFESKHQYFKNIASTCKNFRNITSTLSNRHQMKQCWEFSSKGLLCDFEETLSKSVSTPFSSLPAELQKALICNDALRDVQFQDKVLQRVSCVSVNNVKYSLGDVFVISHLHTEMIPLFWKVKYILNIDTLWVMCGKILVPVSFDGHFHAYRVTLDKDWTLQIPGKELDHQALDTYSVDDNLFVSMKYLV